The following proteins are encoded in a genomic region of Methylobacterium tardum:
- the argJ gene encoding bifunctional glutamate N-acetyltransferase/amino-acid acetyltransferase ArgJ, whose amino-acid sequence MSSAKSPPVSPLAPAASPDLPPVPGVRIATAQAGIRYSGRTDVLYVALEPGTRAAGVFTRSKCPSAPVDWCREALADGAARALVVNSGNANAFTGRLGREAVARTVAIASQAAGCGAREVYVASTGVIGEPLPAERFEGVLAECAARAEDGPAAWDAAARAIMTTDTFPKLATRTAEIDGVSVTINGIAKGAGMIAPDMATMLSFVFTDAALPQDVLQALLSAGTKTSFNCVTVDGDTSTSDTLMLFATGRAGNAAVSDPADPRLSAFRVALESLLVELAQLVAKDGEGARKFVTVRVTGAESDASAHRIAMAIANSPLVKTAVAGEDANWGRVVMAVGKAGEPADRDRLAIWFGDVRVAVEGARDPAYSEAAASAVMRAPEIGIRVDLGLGDGAARVWTCDLTKAYVEINGDYRS is encoded by the coding sequence ATGTCGTCCGCGAAATCACCGCCCGTCTCCCCACTGGCGCCCGCCGCGAGCCCCGATCTGCCGCCCGTGCCCGGGGTGCGAATCGCCACCGCCCAGGCTGGAATCCGCTACAGCGGCCGCACCGACGTGCTCTACGTCGCCCTCGAGCCCGGGACCCGGGCAGCCGGCGTGTTCACCCGCTCGAAATGCCCCTCGGCCCCGGTGGATTGGTGCCGGGAGGCGCTCGCCGACGGCGCGGCGCGGGCGCTGGTGGTCAATTCCGGCAATGCCAACGCCTTCACCGGCCGGCTCGGCCGCGAGGCGGTGGCGCGCACCGTCGCGATCGCCTCGCAGGCAGCGGGCTGCGGCGCGCGCGAGGTCTATGTCGCTTCCACCGGCGTGATCGGCGAGCCGCTCCCGGCGGAACGCTTCGAGGGCGTGCTGGCGGAGTGCGCGGCCCGAGCCGAGGACGGGCCTGCCGCCTGGGACGCGGCCGCCCGCGCGATCATGACCACCGACACCTTCCCGAAGCTCGCCACGCGCACGGCCGAGATCGACGGCGTCAGCGTGACGATCAACGGCATCGCCAAGGGCGCCGGCATGATCGCCCCCGACATGGCGACGATGCTGTCCTTCGTCTTCACCGACGCCGCCCTGCCGCAGGACGTGCTGCAGGCCCTCCTGTCCGCGGGGACGAAGACCAGCTTCAACTGCGTGACGGTGGACGGCGACACCTCCACCTCCGATACGCTGATGCTGTTCGCCACCGGCAGGGCCGGAAACGCGGCCGTGTCCGATCCCGCAGACCCGCGCCTCTCGGCCTTCCGCGTGGCGCTGGAGAGCCTGCTGGTCGAGCTGGCCCAGCTGGTCGCCAAGGATGGCGAGGGCGCGCGCAAGTTCGTCACCGTGCGGGTCACCGGCGCCGAGAGCGACGCCTCCGCGCACCGGATCGCGATGGCGATCGCCAACTCGCCGCTGGTGAAGACTGCGGTGGCGGGCGAGGACGCCAATTGGGGCCGGGTGGTGATGGCCGTGGGCAAGGCCGGCGAGCCCGCCGACCGGGACCGGCTGGCGATCTGGTTCGGCGACGTGCGCGTGGCCGTCGAGGGCGCCCGCGATCCCGCGTACAGCGAGGCGGCGGCGAGTGCCGTGATGCGCGCGCCGGAGATCGGCATCCGGGTCGATCTCGGCCTCGGCGACGGCGCGGCCCGCGTCTGGACCTGCGACCTGACCAAGGCCTATGTCGAGATCAACGGGGATTACCGCTCGTGA
- a CDS encoding SIMPL domain-containing protein, protein MRAALAGTLLTAFLVAPVHADDSACKRHISVVGRAVETRAPDFAEITIGVEARGATAAAALDAASKAVAGISAQARTLGVPPADIGTAAVTLQAATRAVVRPGGGSTEEPDGYRASNLVTVRLADMDRLGDLLRQALQSGANRIDSVSFGLRDPDTAESALQVAAARDARARAEALAEALGTKLGPLCTLSTQGGAPFPMANRALAAPMPAKGRRVPIEAGTIQLSSEVSASFAVVP, encoded by the coding sequence GTGAGGGCGGCCCTCGCCGGCACCCTCCTGACGGCGTTTCTGGTCGCGCCGGTCCACGCCGACGATTCGGCCTGCAAGCGCCACATCAGCGTGGTCGGACGCGCCGTCGAGACGCGGGCGCCCGACTTCGCCGAGATCACGATCGGGGTCGAGGCGCGCGGCGCCACCGCGGCGGCAGCCCTCGACGCTGCCTCGAAGGCGGTGGCGGGGATCTCCGCGCAGGCCCGCACGCTCGGCGTGCCGCCGGCGGATATCGGGACGGCCGCGGTGACGCTCCAGGCCGCAACCCGCGCGGTGGTCCGGCCGGGCGGCGGCAGCACCGAGGAGCCCGACGGGTATCGCGCGAGCAATCTCGTGACCGTTCGGCTCGCCGACATGGACCGTCTCGGGGATCTGCTGCGCCAAGCCCTCCAGTCGGGTGCGAACCGGATCGATTCCGTGAGCTTCGGGCTGCGCGATCCCGACACGGCCGAATCGGCCCTCCAGGTCGCAGCGGCGCGCGACGCCCGCGCCCGGGCCGAGGCGCTCGCCGAGGCGCTCGGCACCAAGCTCGGCCCGCTCTGCACCCTCTCGACCCAGGGCGGAGCGCCGTTCCCGATGGCCAATCGCGCCCTGGCGGCACCCATGCCCGCCAAGGGCCGGCGCGTCCCGATCGAGGCCGGCACGATCCAGTTGTCCTCCGAGGTCTCGGCCAGCTTCGCGGTGGTCCCGTGA